Proteins from a genomic interval of Rosa chinensis cultivar Old Blush chromosome 2, RchiOBHm-V2, whole genome shotgun sequence:
- the LOC112189916 gene encoding calmodulin-binding transcription activator 2 isoform X1 has protein sequence MAESQRLLGGSLFLVDRKKVKHYKRDGHNWRKKKDGKTVMEGNEKLKVGHVHKLRCYYAPGEENKNFKRRIYSMLEEDLKHIVLVHYREEEVMLYSIISFNQDLCLGSKFIGLYAFIIHISRNVVLVMVIWLQYAIYVGKK, from the exons ATGGCCGAATCACAGCGGCTATTAG GTGGATCACTTTTTCTTGTCGACCGGAAGAAGGTGAAACATTATAAGAGGGATGGTCATAActggaggaagaaaaaagatgGAAAGACAGTGATGGAGGGGAATGAGAAGCTCAAG GTTGGACATGTTCATAAGTTGCGCTGCTACTATGCCCctggagaagaaaataaaaatttcaagaGACGCATTTATTCGATGCTTGAAGA GGATCTCAAACACATTGTTCTCGTCCACTACCGGGAAGAAGAGGTAATGCTTTATTCTATCATTTCATTCAACCAAGATCTCTGTTTGGGTTCAAAATTTATAGGTTTATATGCATTTATCATACACATTTCCAGAAATGTTGTTTTAGTTATGGTCATTTGGCTTCAATATGCCATCTATGTtggtaaaaaataa
- the LOC112189916 gene encoding calmodulin-binding transcription activator 2 isoform X3 produces MAESQRLLGGSLFLVDRKKVKHYKRDGHNWRKKKDGKTVMEGNEKLKVGHVHKLRCYYAPGEENKNFKRRIYSMLEEDLKHIVLVHYREEESTSGVLLFNGTFLWHVYLLGMENNHESETNGMGEERNRY; encoded by the exons ATGGCCGAATCACAGCGGCTATTAG GTGGATCACTTTTTCTTGTCGACCGGAAGAAGGTGAAACATTATAAGAGGGATGGTCATAActggaggaagaaaaaagatgGAAAGACAGTGATGGAGGGGAATGAGAAGCTCAAG GTTGGACATGTTCATAAGTTGCGCTGCTACTATGCCCctggagaagaaaataaaaatttcaagaGACGCATTTATTCGATGCTTGAAGA GGATCTCAAACACATTGTTCTCGTCCACTACCGGGAAGAAGAG TCGACTTCAGGGGTGCTACTCTTCAATGGTACCTttttatggcacgtttacttacttggaatggaaaataatcatgaatcggagacaaatggaatgggagaagaaaggaatcggtattga
- the LOC112183980 gene encoding uncharacterized protein LOC112183980 yields the protein MLRHPLVRITEGITLAVSRVLPLPLKLFTGLPHPAGFTKLNFDGSVVNNKKAAASFVIKDHDGSPLFAGARAIGHASVPIAKGSVVRDGLYHALLLNCRKLYVEDDSKLIIDSINKKCAPPWRLRTLVKDILTLASNFEAISFFYVPREANFVADAVTNMGHRSSTPITWSKELPFSALSSFNFDQFSYGCSRGFKL from the coding sequence ATGCTGCGGCATCCATTGGTGAGAATTACAGAAGGAATAACCCTTGCTGTTTCAAGGGTCCTGCCTCTACCTCTCAAGTTATTCACTGGCCTTCCTCATCCTGCTGGCTTCACCAAGCTCAATTTCGATGGTTCTGTTGTCAACAATAAGAAAGCAGCTGCTAGTTTTGTTATCAAGGATCATGATGGTTCTCCCCTTTTTGCTGGTGCGAGAGCTATTGGTCATGCTTCTGTCCCCATTGCTAAAGGAAGTGTTGTTCGTGATGGTCTTTATCATGCCCTCCTCCTTAACTGTCGAAAGCTTTATGTCGAAGATGACTCCAAGTTAATTATAGACTCTATCAACAAAAAATGTGCTCCTCCTTGGCGTCTTCGTACTCTTGTGAAAGACATCCTGACTCTGGCTAGCAATTTCGAAGCTATTTCCTTCTTTTATGTTCCCAGGGAAGCCAACTTCGTTGCTGATGCTGTTACAAATATGGGTCATAGATCATCTACTCCTATCACTTGGTCCAAAGAGTTGCCATTCTCTGCTTTgtcttcttttaattttgatcagttTAGTTATGGTTGTAGTAGGGGCTTTAAGTTGTAA
- the LOC112189916 gene encoding calmodulin-binding transcription activator 1 isoform X2, giving the protein MAESQRLLGGSLFLVDRKKVKHYKRDGHNWRKKKDGKTVMEGNEKLKVGHVHKLRCYYAPGEENKNFKRRIYSMLEEDLKHIVLVHYREEELLNSSEGTSACKNDDLRAVWNLLDNSECTSADMNEEQLLDTVASFSALL; this is encoded by the exons ATGGCCGAATCACAGCGGCTATTAG GTGGATCACTTTTTCTTGTCGACCGGAAGAAGGTGAAACATTATAAGAGGGATGGTCATAActggaggaagaaaaaagatgGAAAGACAGTGATGGAGGGGAATGAGAAGCTCAAG GTTGGACATGTTCATAAGTTGCGCTGCTACTATGCCCctggagaagaaaataaaaatttcaagaGACGCATTTATTCGATGCTTGAAGA GGATCTCAAACACATTGTTCTCGTCCACTACCGGGAAGAAGAG CTGCTGAATAGTTCAGAAGGGACATCAGCTTGTAAGAACGATGACCTCAGAGCAGTGTGGAACTTGCTGGATAATTCAGAATGTACATCAGCTGATATGAATGAAGAACAGTTGTTAGACACTGTAGCGTCGTTCTCTGCCCTACTGTAG